A genomic segment from Juglans regia cultivar Chandler chromosome 14, Walnut 2.0, whole genome shotgun sequence encodes:
- the LOC109014030 gene encoding protein FAR1-RELATED SEQUENCE 5-like — protein sequence MDLDDDGRLKNIFWVDPHSRAAYQYFRNVVIFDTTYLTNRYGMPFAPFVGVNYYEQSILLEAGLISSKDTETFVWLFQTWLQCMHGIAPKTIITDQNRAIKNAIAIIFLESRHRFCLWHILKKVPEKLGCYGSYKTGMKTALMKCVYDTQTSEEFVNCWDQLISIYNLHENVWLQSLYTEHEHWTNLKEFVNQYDNALKKKFENENYGDFQSFNVTTPCISISPIENRYKDLYTNAKFRKVQHQLTGIIDLDPILLKSNVHAKTYLVEDEVRVEYFTKLVTHSMDFCEDDAVAKCSCGLFEMRGILCRHIFAIFKCNGIKTILDRYILDRWRKYIKRIYTLIHSSYDAGDQREDANRYSSLLNICYTMITCMASSKKHTEDATTKLNAMIDLYEVDQGPPSMTEKCLNVDGITK from the exons ATGGACTTGGATGATGACGggaggttaaaaaatatattctgggTAGACCCCCATAGTAGAGCAGCCTACCAATATTTCAGGAATGTCGTAATCTTCGACACCACATACTTGACTAATCGATATGGGATGCCATTTGcgccatttgttggtgtaaactaCTATGAACAATCAATTTTGTTGGAAGCTGGCTTGATTTCCTCTAAGGATACTGAGACCTTCGTGTGGTTATTCCAAACTTGGTTGCAGTGTATGCATGGTATAGCGCCGAAGACTATTATCACTGACCAAAACAGAGCCATAAAAAATGCTATTGCAATTATTTTCCTAGAAAGCCGACATAGATTTTGCCTGTGGCATATCCTTAAGAAAGTCCCTGAAAAGCTTGGCTGTTATGGTTCTTACAAAACTGGAATGAAAACTGCACTAATGAAATGCGTGTATGACACCCAAACGTCGGAAGAGTTTGTAAACTGTTGGGATCAGTTGATTAGCATCTACAACTTGCATGAGAATGTCTGGTTGCAGAGTTTATACACTGAGCATGAGCATTGG acaaacttgaaagagtttgtcAATCAATATGATAATGCCTTGAAAAAGAAGTTTGAGAACGAAAATTACGGAGACTTCCAGTCATTTAATGTCACAACTCCCTGCATCTCTATATCTCCAATTGAAAATAGATACAAAGATTtgtacacaaatgctaaattcagGAAAGTTCAGCACCAACTTACCGGTATTATCGACTTGGACCCAATTTTACTTAAGTCAAATGTTCATGCTAAGACCTATCtggtagaggatgaagttcgTGTTGAATATTTCACTAAACTGGTTACACATTCAATGGATTTTTGTGAGGATGATGCAGTCGCCAAGTGTTCTTGTGGTTTATTTGAAATGAGGGGGATACTGTGCCGACACATTTTCGCCATCTTCAAATGTAACGGGATTAAGACAATACTAGATAGGTACATTTTGGATCGATGGAGGAAATACATCAAAAGAATATACACGTTAATCCACAGCAGCTATGACGCAGGGGATCAACGGGAAGATgctaatagatattcaagtctgTTGAATATCTGTTATACGATGATTACTTGTATGGCGAGTTCGAAAAAACATACTGAGGATGCAACAACTAAGTTAAATGCAATGATTGACCTGTATGAAGTGGACCAAGGACCACCATCGATGACCGAAAAGTGTTTAAATGTTGATGGCATaacaaaatga